TAACATACTAAACTAGAAATATCTAATATCACTATACTTCTTACATTACCCATTCATAATACGTTGTGAAGTTAAGAAGATTGTTTAATCTTTCTGCCAAGAAATTGAGATTAAAAcagacatttttattttaataaaaattcataaatattattcaataaaTACATACTCAGCCTATTTAAAATTGATCCCAAAAGAGGCACAAATTAAAAATGACCTACCAAAACGATATttcatatatagaaaattttaaacaggtgatataataaatattaaataaataaacagaagGCAAAACACGGTTCGATTCAGTTCGGTTTTGGTCTGGTCCGAACATATGTCATCACCGGTCCACTGATTCGATCTCAAATGACCACCGAGTAATCCATTCACCATAGCGCCGCCAATACCGTCGGCTTCTTCGAGTCAACTTAGATGACCGAATCGGTTCTCAATAATACCATAGCACACCACCGTATGCATCATAGTCAACTCAGTGCGCCGCCGAGAGTTTCCAAGCGGAGGTGGTAATGAGCGGGCGAGTATGCCAACCCAACATCAAACATCCATTGTTCTCCTCCACACGATAGCCTTGGCCACTATTGAACACAGACAAAAGCATACTCGCTTGCTTAAACGCGTTAGACCCAAGATGCGCCGGCACAAAACCGGACGAACCGAACCGGCTTCCCCATTGACTCAGCGTCTCGTGTCGCTCCACACGGTCAGGACCTTCACAAGCCACCAGATTGCAAATCTGCTTCCCCAAGTAAACTTCAGACATGACTTTGTCTTGGCTGCTCGGAACTCCTTCCAACGAATCAAACAGAGTCGAATAGTAATGCAGCGATTCAGTAAACCGGTCTAAGAAAACCGGTCCGTTGTGGTTCGATTCTTGCTCAACCACCGTGAAAATCACCGGTTTAATCTGTTTCACAACGCCGAGGACTTTCTCAATCCCACCGGGACGACCTAAAAGCTTATGGAGCTCAAAAACAGAGTTCACCGCAACAGATTCAATCTCACTCGGTCTAAGCTCAAGCATCGACGCATCAAGATCGGCTAAGCTATTAGCCACGAATCCACGGTATTCGAATTCGACGTGAATCGCCTCCGCGAGCTGAGCCAATTTGCATCCAACTTCGTGGAGCTGATCAGAATTATCCGGCGCCGGAGGACCAATTCCGGTTAACCGGAAAATAGGAGGACCACCTTCTCGGAGAGCAAGAGCTTGCATAAGCGCCGGCCATTGAAGACCTTGGTTCATGGAGAAATCGATGACGTGAACTCTCTTCTTACCTTGAAAAGCTTCAAGAATGGCTTGGTTCGCCGTGAAGTGAGCGAATTTGAGATAAGGACAAGTCTCGTAGAAGTGCATCTGAAGAGTATCGGAGAGAGAATGGTCGATCTGATTCTGCGGCGGAGAGAGACGGTAGATCCGCCGTGCGAGAGCTTCCGCGAAATAAGTCGCCACTTTCCTCATGGCTCCAGCTTGAGACACAGCTAAGCATCCGATTTGCTTCACGAGAGCCTCCGCTATAGTCAAATTGTTCTGCTGGACAGCTTCAGCGCAGGCCATGAGCGCGTGGACCAAACGAACACCGTTATCCTGCGAGTCAACCAGGATTACAGAACGAGTTGACTCAGCCGTCGCCGGCGCCGCTTTTGTCGTGGTGGTGGTTGTCATCACCGTCGTACCGATGACTCCACCAATCTGAGTAGCCGTTGAGGTCGACGTAACCATCGAATCAGGGCTAGAGCATGACTTCAAACGCTTGTTCTGATTATtattcgaagaagaagaagaagaatcaatcGCGAATTGAGATCGCTGCTGATAAATCGCGTTTCCAGGAATCACTTTGAGGTCGTAATCGGAAGCCGGTATGATTCTTGAAGAATCTCCTCCGGCGGCNNNNNNNNNNNNNNNNNNNNNNNNNNNNNNNNNNNNNNNNNNNNNNNNNNNNNNNNNNNNNNNNNNNNNNNNNNNNNNNNNNNNNNNNNNNNNNNNNNNNNNNNNNNNNNNNNNNNNNNNNNNNNNNNNNNNNNNNNNNNNNNNNNNNNNNNNNNNNNNNNNNNNNNNNNNNNNNNNNNNNNNNNNNNNNNNNNNNNNNNNNNNNNNNNNNNNNNNNNNNNNNNNNNNNNNNNNNNNNNNNNNNNNNNNNNNNNNNNNNNNNNNNNNNNNNNNNNNNNNNNNNNNNNNNNNNNNNNNNNNNNNNNNNNNNNNNNNNNNNNNNNNNNNNNNNNNNNNNNNNNNNNNNNNNNNNNNNNNNNNNNNNNNNNNNNNNNNNNNNNNNNNNNNNNNNNNNNNNNNNNNNNNNNNNNNNNNNNNNNNNNNNNNNNNNNNNNNNNNNNNNNNNNNNNNNNNNNNNNNNNNNNNNNNNNNNNNNNNNNNNNNNNNNNNNNNNNNNNNNNNNNNNNNNNNNNNNNNNNNNNNNNNNNNNNNNNNNNNNNNNNNNNNNNNNNNNNNNNNNNNNNNNNNNNNNNNNNNNNNNNNNNNNNNNNNNNNNNNNNNNNNNNNNNNNNNNNNNNNNNNNNNNNNNNNNNNNNNNNNNNNNNNNNNNNNNNNNNNNNNNNNNNNNNNNNNNNNNNNNNNNNNNNNNNNNNNNNNNNNNNNNNNNNNNNNNNNNNNNNNNNNNNNNNNNNNNNNNNNNNNNNNNNNNNNNNNNNNNNNNNNNNNNNNNNNNNNNNNNNNNNNNNNNNNNNNNNNNNNNNNNNNNNNNNNNNNNNNNNNNNNNNNNNNNNNNNNNNNNNNNNNNNNNNNNNNNNNNNNNNNNNNNNNNNNNNNNNNNNNNNNNNNNNNNNNNNNNNNNNNNNNNNNNNNNNNNNNNNNNNNNNNNNNNNNNNNNNNNNNNNNNNNNNNNNNNNNNNNNNNNNNNNNNNNNNNNNNNNNNNNNNNNNNNNNNNNNNNNNNNNNNNNNNNNNNNNNNNNNNNNNNNNNNNNNNNNNNNNNNNNNNNNNNNNNNNNNNNNNNNNNNNNNNNNNGCTTCAAGAATGGCTTGGTTCGCCGTGAAGTGAGCGAATTTGAGATAAGGACAAGTCTCGTAGAAGTGCATCTGAAGAGTATCGGAGAGAGAATGGTCGATCTGATTCTGCGGCGGAGAGAGACGGTAGATCCGCCGTGCGAGAGCTTCCGCGAAATAAGTCGCCACTTTCCTCATGGCTCCAGCTTGAGACACAGCTAAGCATCCGATTTGCTTCACGAGAGCCTCCGCTATAGTCAAATTGTTCTGCTGGACAGCTTCAGCGCAGGCCATGAGCGCGTGGACCAAACGAACACCGTTATCCTGCGAGTCAACCAGGATTACAGAACGAGTTGACTCAGCCGTCGCCGGCGCCGCTTTTGTCGTGGTGGTGGTTGTCATCACCGTCGTACCGATGACTCCACCAATCTGAGTAGCCGTTGAGGTCGACGTAACCATCGAATCAGGGCTAGAGCATGACTTCAAACGCTTGTTCTGATTATtattcgaagaagaagaagaagaatcaatcGCGAATTGAGATCGC
The Camelina sativa cultivar DH55 chromosome 6, Cs, whole genome shotgun sequence genome window above contains:
- the LOC104789916 gene encoding DELLA protein RGA codes for the protein MKRDLHQYQGRLPNHGTSSSSSLPVSKDKMMMVKEEEDGGNMDELLAVLGYKVRSSEMAEVALKLEQLETMMGNVQEDGLSQLATDTVHYNPSELYSWLDNMLTELNPPPGAAASNVCLDPILTSPEIVNNNNNSFLTAAGGDSSRIIPASDYDLKVIPGNAIYQQRSQFAIDSSSSSSNNNQNKRLKSCSSPDSMVTSTSTATQIGGVIGTTVMTTTTTTKAAPATAESTRSVILVDSQDNGVRLVHALMACAEAVQQNNLTIAEALVKQIGCLAVSQAGAMRKVATYFAEALARRIYRLSPPQNQIDHSLSDTLQMHFYETCPYLKFAHFTANQAILEAFQGKKRVHVIDFSMNQGLQWPALMQALALREGGPPIFRLTGIGPPAPDNSDQLHEVGCKLAQLAEAIHVEFEYRGFVANSLADLDASMLELRPSEIESVAVNSVFELHKLLGRPGGIEKVLGVVKQIKPVIFTVVEQESNHNGPVFLDRFTESLHYYSTLFDSLEGVPSSQDKVMSEVYLGKQICNLVACEGPDRVERHETLSQWGSRFGSSGFVPAHLGSNAFKQASMLLSVFNSGQGYRVEENNGCLMLGWHTRPLITTSAWKLSAAH